A window of the Bombina bombina isolate aBomBom1 chromosome 3, aBomBom1.pri, whole genome shotgun sequence genome harbors these coding sequences:
- the LOC128651558 gene encoding checkpoint protein HUS1-like yields MRFRCKIVDISCLNHFTRVVNTINKLAKSCILRLTIDNLYFILTDKVANGGVSMWCELCQGNFFDEYQMEGVCAEQNEIYLELIPENLSRALKSAQNAKTVKIKLTNKQCPCLTVAVELPSLSITSRIVTHDIPVSVIPRRLWNEYREPSVPDFDVSIYLPALKTMKSVVERMKNLSNYIVIEANRNGEINLKIETDLVSVSTHFKDLGNPPWLSDDASQCTTQEMELNKMAEARVDIRKLLQFLAGQQVNPTKAVCNIIHKRMVHFILLHEDVSLQYFIPAIS; encoded by the coding sequence ATGAGGTTTCGCTGTAAAATTGTGGATATCAGCTGTCTGAATCACTTCACTAGGGTTGTGAACACAATAAATAAACTGGCCAAGTCCTGTATCCTGCGGCTTACTATAGACAACCTTTACTTTATTCTCACTGATAAAGTTGCCAACGGAGGAGTCAGCATGTGGTGTGAGCTATGCCAGGGTAACTTCTTTGATGAATATCAGATGGAAGGGGTATGTGCAGAACAAAATGAGATTTACTTAGAACTGATTCCTGAAAACCTTTCTCGGGCATTAAAATCTGCCCAGAATGCCAAAACAGTGAAAATAAAGCTCACAAACAAGCAATGCCCTTGTCTTACTGTGGCAGTAGAGTTGCCCTCCTTATCAATCACCAGCCGTATTGTTACACACGACATTCCCGTCAGTGTTATCCCGCGGAGGCTGTGGAATGAATATAGAGAACCAAGTGTACCAGACTTTGACGTCAGCATTTACTTACCAGCACTGAAAACCATGAAAAGTGTTGTGGAGAGAATGAAGAACTTAAGTAATTACATAGTGATTGAAGCCAATCGAAATGGAGAAATTAACTTAAAAATAGAAACTGATTTGGTGTCCGTTTCAACTCATTTTAAAGATCTGGGAAACCCACCCTGGCTTTCTGACGATGCTTCTCAGTGTACCACTCAAGAAATGGAACTGAACAAGATGGCTGAAGCCAGGGTGGATATTCGTAAACTTTTGCAGTTTCTTGCTGGTCAGCAAGTGAACCCCACAAAAGCTGTTTGTAATATCATTCATAAACGTATGGTGCACTTTATTTTGCTACATGAAGATGTGTCCCTGCAGTATTTCATACCTGCTATTTCTTGA